TTTTCAGGACGAGGTCAAGGTCGTTCCGGTCCGCGTCCTTCTCATTGTACCTCATGGAGAGGGCTTTGGAACGGGGGCGGGAGGAAATCGAGCGATTTTTTCGGGTCGGACCTCCATTCGGCAACTTGTTCCTTGCGCCCGGTGCGGATCGGGTTACAATAGCAGACGTGGCTCGCAAGACATTCAACTTTTATAGCTTTGAGGGAGGAAACAGAGGATGAAGCCGACGGTAGTCGACCATATAGGAATAGCGGTGAGCAGCATCGAGAAGTCCCTGGCCTTTTGGGAGGGGACGCTCGGAATCCGGTGTACGGGGGTGGAGGAGGTCCAGGAACAAAAGGTCAAGACGGCCTTTCTGCCCCTGAAGGATACGGAGGTCGAGCTTCTCGAACCGACGGCGGAGGACAGCCCCGTCGCCAAGTTCATCGCCAAGAAGGGGGAGGGGATCCACCATCTGGCCATTCGGGTGGAGGACCTGGAGGCCGCCCTGGCGGAGCTCAAGGAGAAGGGCGTGCGCCTGATCGACGAGAAGCCCCGCAAGGGGGCTGGAGGGGCGCTGATCGCCTTCATCCATCCCGCTGCGACGGGTGGCGTACTGCTGGAGCTCTCCCAGCGCTGAACGTGGGGGCCAGGAAAGGGACGCGTGTCGACAAATACGGGGTCTCCCTGCTGACCGGGCTCGTGCGGCGCCTGCCCCACAGGCTCGCCGTGGCGTTCGGCGGGCTTTTGGGGCGCCTGCTCTGGGCCCTGAGCTGGCGTAAGGTCGACCGGTGCGAGGTGCGCTGTGTCGCGGCCCTGGGGGTGGGGGTCACCGTGGCTCGGAGTATCGTTCGGAGGTCCTTCGAGAACCTGGGACGCTCGGCCGCCGAGTTCGTCCGGCTGGACCGGATGATGCCCGGCCTGCGCGAGACGATGGCGATCGAGGGGAGCGAGCATCTCGACCGGGCCTTGGCGCGCGGACGCGGCGCGCTCCTGATGGCGGCCCACATCGGCAACTGGGAGCTCGCGGGAGCGCGAATGGTCCTGGAGGGGTATCCCGTCGTGCCGCTCTACACCCCCCAGCGCAACCGCGGCGGGATCAACGACCTCATTCAACGTCAGCGCACGGTCGTCGCCGGGATGAGGATGATCCCCAGCGAGGGGGCCGGGCTGCGCGAGGCCTTCCGTACCCTGAAACGCGGCGGGATCGTGGGATTTCTTCAGGATCTGGATGCGCGCGCGGAGGGGGTCCCGGTCCCCTTTCTGGGGCTCCCGGCCAGTGCGGCCGACGGGATCGTGAAGCTGCACGTCAAGTTCGGCGCTCCGGTCGTCCCCATCCTGTATTTTCGCCGTCCCGACGGCTTGAGGCACACGATCGTCATTCAGGAGATCCTGAGCGACAGGCCCGATCCGGACGGCAGGCCTTTCGGGACGGATATGGCAAAGTCCCTTCGAATGTGTCATAATGTGCTGGAGGATTGGGTCAGAACCTATCCCGACCAGTGGCTGTGGCTCGTGGACCGCTGGGAGTCCACCCTCCGATGATATTGGGGGTGGATCCCGGCAGGGACAAGTTTGGTTGGGCTTTTGCGGGCCCCGCAAAGGAGTTGCTGTTCTCGGGGATTTCCCCCGTGAAGGACAGGGAGCTTTTCTGGCGTGCCGTAAAGCGTCTGGGGCGGGATCCGTACGCTCTGGACATGTGGGCTTTGGAGCACCCGCTGCCGATGGGGACGAGAGCGCCCCTGCGCGCCGTCGTCGTCGGTGGAGGAACCTGC
The genomic region above belongs to Fretibacterium sp. OH1220_COT-178 and contains:
- a CDS encoding endonuclease — encoded protein: MILGVDPGRDKFGWAFAGPAKELLFSGISPVKDRELFWRAVKRLGRDPYALDMWALEHPLPMGTRAPLRAVVVGGGTCGGEFVADAEGRQLGCRVVSVDERGTTLEARGLYWSLHRPSWWRRLLPRTLWVPPRPVDDLAAWAIAMRGMDEMAL
- a CDS encoding lysophospholipid acyltransferase family protein, with the translated sequence MGARKGTRVDKYGVSLLTGLVRRLPHRLAVAFGGLLGRLLWALSWRKVDRCEVRCVAALGVGVTVARSIVRRSFENLGRSAAEFVRLDRMMPGLRETMAIEGSEHLDRALARGRGALLMAAHIGNWELAGARMVLEGYPVVPLYTPQRNRGGINDLIQRQRTVVAGMRMIPSEGAGLREAFRTLKRGGIVGFLQDLDARAEGVPVPFLGLPASAADGIVKLHVKFGAPVVPILYFRRPDGLRHTIVIQEILSDRPDPDGRPFGTDMAKSLRMCHNVLEDWVRTYPDQWLWLVDRWESTLR
- the mce gene encoding methylmalonyl-CoA epimerase — protein: MKPTVVDHIGIAVSSIEKSLAFWEGTLGIRCTGVEEVQEQKVKTAFLPLKDTEVELLEPTAEDSPVAKFIAKKGEGIHHLAIRVEDLEAALAELKEKGVRLIDEKPRKGAGGALIAFIHPAATGGVLLELSQR